The genomic interval TCTGGAAAAACGCCGCTTTAGAGCCAACAGGATCGACCGTTTTTCGGTTGTGCCCAACATCAACGACATTTTGGGCAAGGAAGCGGTGCGTCGTCTGCCGGTTGGTGAGCCTATTCCCAAGTCGGCCTTGCGGCGGCGCGAAGCCGTCAAGCGCGGCGAACCCGCTCAGCTGGTGTTTCAGGATCGCGGTCTGGAAATCGTTGCCCATGTCGAGCCTCTCGAGGACGGCATCGTGGGGGAGATTATCCGGGTGCGCAACATTGATACCGGATTGATCGTCGTTGGGCGCGTTGAAGAAAATGGAACGATTTCGATAGGGCCATAACATGAAGACTCTCAGCAGATGCCTTGCGGCAGTCCTTTGTACTCTGTTGCTTGCGACCAGTGTCAATGCGGCCGTGCGCATCAAGGATGTGACCTCTCTGGAGGGCATGCGCGATAACCAGATCATCGGCTATGGGCTTGTCGTCGGGCTGAAGGGCTCAGGCGATACCATGCGCAACTCGCCCTTTACCGAGCAATCGCTACAATCCATGCTCGATAGCATGGGGGTCAATGTTCGCGATGCAAACCTCAGAACCCGCAATGTCGCCGCCGTTGTGGTAACAGCCAATTTTCCGGCCTTTGTCAAAAAGGGAACGAAAATAGATATCAATGTGGCCTCGCTGGGGGATGCATCGTCTCTCTCTGGCGGCACACTGATTGCAACGCCGATGATGGGATCCGATGGCAAGGTTTATGCTGTTGCACAAGGGGGGCTCGCTGTCGCCGGCTTTTCCGAACAGGGTGCTGCTCAATCCTTGCAGGAAGGGATTGCGACCTCTGGCATGATTCCCAATGGCGCCATCGTCGAGCGGGAACTGGCCGACGACTTTATCAATCTACGCTCTTTTGTGCTGCAACTGACCAATCCGGATTTCAACACGGCCGTGCGCATTGCCGACGCCATCAACGCTTTCTCGCGGGAACGGTATGGTTTGAAGCTGGCCAAGGAGCGGGATTTCCGCTCAGTCGTCCTGCGTAAGCCGGGCAAGATAAGTGCTACGCGCTTTATTGCCCAGATTGAAAGGCTGGTCATTCAGCCCGATACGCCGGCCAAGGTGGTTGTTGACGAACGCACGGGCACTGTCGTGATCGGAAACCATGTACAGATCTCCACCGTTGCGGTCACCTATGGCAGCATGGTGGTGCGCATAACCGAGAGACCGATAGCCAGTCAACCCGCGCCATTCTCGGAAAATGGGCAGACTGTCGTCTTGCCGGACACGAGCATTGATGTAAACCAGGATGGCGGCTCCCTGTCCATCATCGGAGGGACGGACTTGCAGACCATCGTCAGTGGTCTCAACCGGATTGGGCTCAGACCGTCAGGTGTGATCTCTATCCTCCAGACCATGAAAACGGTAGGGGCTTTGCAAGCAGAACTTGTAATCCAGTAGGTTCGAGCCGGGGCACCAGAAGCAGGCCTCAGAGGGCCGTAAACGCCGTTTCAGAGGCTATCGGTTATGTCTGCAAGGAAACACATCATCGCTGTAGGTTAATAAAAAAGGGCCTTTTGAGGCCCTTTTTTATTGTCCATGGATGTCAATTATTTCTCCTTCACGAGCCTGGGAAAGTGCTGCGCATTTCGACTCGTGGATATATTGAGAAACAGTTTGCTATCAAAAATGGCGATTGGTAAAATTTACAATGATAGTTTGGCTGTAGTATGTAGTATCACGAATCTAATTTATCCAAAGTGGAAAATTTGAAAAGTTATTGTTTCGATAGTGCTATTAGATTGTGTGTAATATAATTGTAAACAGTCGTTAACTATTTCCAAATCCGTGCCTTGATTGTGTCAAATCTGAAGCATAAATATCTAACAAATCGAGTGCATTAGGTCGCTTGAATAAAATCATTTAGAAAAATAGTGTCACTTTTAGACATAATTCTACTAAAAGAACGCCCTTCCCATTTATATTTCTTTTTCCGCGCCTTCTGAAAGATGTTTTGAAGCGTGTGATTTCTAGTGACGACAGCGTCTCATTGCAATACCTCTATATCTACCAAGAATGGAGTATTTCGATGATCGTACTAATTGAACAACGAGAGCTGGTGTCTGACGGCTATACCGCCGGATTTCAGCGTGAAGGGGTGCCATCCATCGGTATTGTTCCGCAGGAGTTTGGCAGCTGGGTGACCAGTCTCTCCGATACAGATATCAATGCGGTTGAAGCTTTCCTTTTGGGGGATTGTGAGGAGAGGATCAGGTATCCGGGCCTCATTCGCTCCCGTTGCCGCAAAACCCCTCTTATCGCACTGAATGATAAAACTTCTCTGGAACAGACCCTGGATCTGTTTGCGGCCGGTTTTGATGACGTGGTTAGCAAACCCATCCATGTAAAAGAAATCCTCGTCAGGGCTGCTGTGATCAGCCGTCGAGCAGGAGTGGAAGCTGAAATGCAGCATGAAGAAGGTGATGTCCGTGTCTATTTCGACGGACGGTCTCCGGAGATTTGCGGTGAAGCACTGGAGCTTCCCCGTCGCGAGCGACGCATTCTGGAATATCTCGTCAAGAACAGGGATCGCCGCGTCAGCCGTGCCCAGATCTACAATGCAGTCTATGGACTGCTGAACGAAGATGTCGAAGAAACCGTCGTGGAAAGCCATATCAGCAAGTTGCGCAAGAAACTGAAGCTGCGGCTTGGATATGACCCGATCG from uncultured Cohaesibacter sp. carries:
- the flgA gene encoding flagellar basal body P-ring formation chaperone FlgA, with the protein product MGKALHTQAPAMPEQQRRLLSVLGGTLMLLCLWANQVLAATPAVTLPVPRTTIAQGQVITLSALEKRRFRANRIDRFSVVPNINDILGKEAVRRLPVGEPIPKSALRRREAVKRGEPAQLVFQDRGLEIVAHVEPLEDGIVGEIIRVRNIDTGLIVVGRVEENGTISIGP
- a CDS encoding response regulator transcription factor → MIVLIEQRELVSDGYTAGFQREGVPSIGIVPQEFGSWVTSLSDTDINAVEAFLLGDCEERIRYPGLIRSRCRKTPLIALNDKTSLEQTLDLFAAGFDDVVSKPIHVKEILVRAAVISRRAGVEAEMQHEEGDVRVYFDGRSPEICGEALELPRRERRILEYLVKNRDRRVSRAQIYNAVYGLLNEDVEETVVESHISKLRKKLKLRLGYDPIDSKRYLGYMFNALTEQG
- the flgI gene encoding flagellar basal body P-ring protein FlgI, which codes for MKTLSRCLAAVLCTLLLATSVNAAVRIKDVTSLEGMRDNQIIGYGLVVGLKGSGDTMRNSPFTEQSLQSMLDSMGVNVRDANLRTRNVAAVVVTANFPAFVKKGTKIDINVASLGDASSLSGGTLIATPMMGSDGKVYAVAQGGLAVAGFSEQGAAQSLQEGIATSGMIPNGAIVERELADDFINLRSFVLQLTNPDFNTAVRIADAINAFSRERYGLKLAKERDFRSVVLRKPGKISATRFIAQIERLVIQPDTPAKVVVDERTGTVVIGNHVQISTVAVTYGSMVVRITERPIASQPAPFSENGQTVVLPDTSIDVNQDGGSLSIIGGTDLQTIVSGLNRIGLRPSGVISILQTMKTVGALQAELVIQ